One genomic window of Oculatellaceae cyanobacterium includes the following:
- a CDS encoding response regulator, producing the protein MTKILVIEEEEFFRENLLEILECLGYESIGAKKVTECVNLILDHQPDIILCDLLLSKIEDYTILTAIRQTPELSGTPFIIISSQTEKSAIQQGLDLGANDYLVKPLTIAQLQKSICNQIERLKISYNSYALNLSIKPCLS; encoded by the coding sequence ATGACAAAAATCTTAGTCATTGAAGAGGAAGAATTTTTCAGGGAAAATCTACTGGAAATTTTGGAATGCCTAGGCTACGAGTCTATTGGCGCTAAAAAGGTTACGGAATGTGTAAACCTAATACTTGATCATCAGCCAGATATAATTCTTTGTGACTTGCTCTTATCTAAAATTGAAGATTATACTATCTTGACAGCTATTCGTCAAACGCCAGAACTCTCTGGAACTCCATTTATTATTATAAGTTCTCAAACTGAAAAATCAGCTATTCAACAAGGTCTTGATTTAGGAGCTAATGATTATTTAGTCAAACCTTTAACAATAGCTCAATTGCAAAAATCTATCTGCAATCAGATAGAAAGATTAAAAATAAGCTATAATTCTTACGCCTTAAATTTATCTATAAAGCCTTGTCTGAGCTAG
- the purB gene encoding adenylosuccinate lyase, which produces MIERYTLPEMGNLWTDTYKLKTWLQVEIAVCEAQAELGYIPAEAVEEIKAKANFDLKRVLEIEAEVRHDMIAFLTNVNEYVGDAGRYIHLGLTSSDVLDTALALQLVASVDVLLTRLEDLIQAIRYQAQQHRNTVMIGRSHGIHAEPITFGFKLAGWLAEVLRNRDRLVRIRDEVAVGKISGAVGTYANIDPRVEAIACQNLGLEPDTASTQVISRDRHADFVQTLALLAASIERFAVEIRNLQRTDVLEVEEYFSKGQKGSSAMPHKRNPIRSERLTGMARIIRGNAVAALENVALWHERDISHSSVERMILPDSCTLVDFMIVELTDLVKNLLVYPENMQRNMNCYGGVVFSQRVMLTLVEKGMKREDAYAVVQSCAHQAWNKEDGNFQNLISKDSSVTEYLSPEEIEQCFDPQHHLKNLDQIYQRLSI; this is translated from the coding sequence GTGATCGAGCGGTATACCCTGCCCGAAATGGGCAATCTGTGGACTGATACTTATAAACTCAAAACGTGGCTTCAGGTAGAAATTGCGGTTTGTGAAGCTCAAGCTGAATTAGGTTATATCCCTGCTGAGGCGGTGGAGGAAATTAAGGCGAAGGCGAATTTTGACTTGAAGCGCGTGCTGGAAATTGAGGCTGAAGTCCGCCACGACATGATCGCATTTCTCACAAATGTGAATGAGTATGTGGGAGATGCGGGACGTTATATTCACTTAGGCTTAACCAGTTCGGATGTGCTAGATACTGCGTTGGCATTGCAACTGGTGGCTAGTGTAGATGTTTTGTTGACACGCTTGGAAGATTTAATTCAAGCTATTCGCTACCAAGCGCAGCAACATAGAAATACTGTAATGATTGGGCGATCGCACGGTATTCATGCTGAACCGATCACTTTTGGGTTTAAGTTAGCTGGATGGTTAGCAGAAGTTTTGCGTAATCGCGATCGCTTGGTGCGTATTCGTGATGAAGTCGCTGTAGGTAAGATTTCTGGTGCGGTAGGAACTTATGCCAATATTGATCCGCGTGTAGAAGCGATCGCTTGTCAAAATTTGGGATTAGAACCTGATACTGCATCAACTCAGGTAATATCACGCGATCGCCATGCCGATTTTGTCCAAACCCTAGCCTTACTTGCTGCTTCTATTGAACGTTTTGCTGTAGAAATTCGCAACTTGCAGCGCACAGATGTTTTAGAAGTAGAAGAATATTTTTCTAAGGGTCAAAAAGGCTCATCTGCTATGCCTCACAAGCGTAACCCTATCCGTTCAGAACGCTTAACAGGGATGGCACGGATTATACGCGGTAATGCGGTTGCAGCTTTGGAAAATGTGGCTCTTTGGCATGAACGGGATATTTCCCACAGTTCTGTAGAACGGATGATTTTACCCGATTCTTGCACTTTAGTCGATTTTATGATTGTGGAATTAACCGACTTAGTTAAGAATTTGTTGGTTTATCCAGAGAATATGCAGCGAAATATGAATTGCTACGGTGGTGTAGTATTCAGCCAACGGGTAATGTTAACTTTGGTTGAAAAAGGCATGAAGCGTGAAGATGCTTATGCTGTTGTGCAATCTTGCGCTCATCAAGCGTGGAATAAAGAAGATGGTAACTTCCAAAATTTGATCAGCAAAGATTCTAGCGTAACTGAATATCTCTCTCCTGAAGAAATTGAGCAGTGTTTTGACCCACAACATCATTTGAAGAATCTAGACCAGATTTATCAACGGCTGAGTATTTAA